The DNA window ACCCGTGGCCATGCCCAAAAGCAGGTGATTGCCGCCTATGGTGGGGCatgaggggaaagggagaaggcaccaggagaagggagagaaagcaaCACCCAGAGACTGAGtctgagaaacaaaactttatttcttttttcttgaactAAGGGTTAGTCGCTTCCGCCGACGGCGGGACGGCCtcttgcagggctggggagggtccTGTGGGCCAGAGGCCCTCCTCTTCTGGGGGCGCCGGGGCCCCCCGGGCAAGCAGTCCCTGTCTTGGCCAGGAGGGGAGGGGCTGCGGGTGCAGCCCTGGCCAGAGGGacctgctactgctgctgcctcgtcctggggctgctcctgctctgcaggggcAAGTGGAGATGGAGAGCGTCCAGGACTTCCACGGAGAGGGGCCTCCAATGTGCTggtgtcctcctcctcctccgcaCTGGAGACTGCAGGGCCACGGGAGGAgaccaggctggggctgggagtcCTCTCACGAGGGGCAGAGGgtccagggctggctggggggCTGTCCTGCTCCTCATCAGTATGGGAGTCCAGGAGGCCCATCTGCCGCCGGATCTGATCAGTGCACCTGTCAGCGGCAACGCTGATGAGCTGGCGCACAAAAGCCTCGGTGTGGTCTTCCAGGATGGGCTGCAGCTCCCGGACCAAGACCTCCTCGTTCAGTCCAAAGCGGCACAGATTTGCCAAGATGGTGCTCTCTGCCAGAGCCTCTTCCCACCAGTGGGCACTGAACAACGCCGACAGCTCCTGGttcagccagggcagcagaggcTCCAGGATTTCTGGGGACTCCTGGAAAAACGTTGCCCAGAGCTCCGCAGGGAAGCCAGCTACGTAAATTGGCATCTGCTCCTCATCcgcctcctcatcctcctggTCAGCAACCAATGGGTTCGAGGGGTGTTCAAGGACTACCTCCAAAAAGTCTTCCTCTGACCGCACAGAGTAGATGATGGCGTGGATAGCCTGCCTGCAAAGGGGGCACGAGGGCATCTTCTTTGCCCAGCGCACAATGCAGCCCAGGCAGAACACGTGGAGACAGGGCATTATAGAAGCCACCTCTCCTTCAGCCTCACGGCAGACAGGGCAGTTCCACGGTGTCTCCTCGGCCATGTtgcagcaggctggggagagctgAGTGCAGGAGCCGTTCCCTCTTGCTGGCGTCAAGTGACTGCAAAATGGTCACTTGCTGTCCCAGGGAGGCAGCGGAAGTTTCCCGCACAGCCTACCTGTGCTACTGCAAGCACTCCTCACAGTACCCGGCTGCCTGAACCAGGCAGGGCCGGGGAAATGGGCAATAATAGCTCGGGGATGAGCACTGAAAGCTGCCAATGGCAACCTCCAACGACTTCGCAGCCTTCCGGTCCTCCCAGGCACGCCCGACAGGACCCCAGGCGCCAGCGAGTCTGAGCCAGGTTCTGCCGGTGCCCAGATACGGGCAGCCAGGGATGAGAGGTCATAGTCTACGGAACGTTGATGTTGCAGCCCACTGCTCCATGCCAACGCCCTCGACAACACACCTTCCGAACCTGGGGCCGTCAGAGCAGGCTTTTCACCCCCTCAGGAACATGGCATCAGGCAAAGAAATGGGCTGCATGGGCCGTGCTGTCCCATCATTCCTTCGTGCCTCTGCCTTTTATAATGATTTGGAGTCGTCAGTCCAAGcacttttcttttagaagaGCAGTACTTGTTACTTTTAAGTTTGTGTGACAGGGAAGGGTGCTTTGTAAATTGGCAACGTGGGTCGGCCCACTAAAATCTTGTGCGATGACGGCCCAAGTTCTCTATTCACAGTGCTGCTTGTCTAGGCCACTGGGAGAGGCAAAGACATCCTGACATTTCAGGCCGGCCTCTGCACAAAGTTCTTGCCAGTTTGGTTTTAAAGTCAGAGTTTTTCCTCTCTACAGCCTCACTGGGTCGGGGGTGATGGGCACAATGGGGTGGTCATGTAAGAGATTGGTTCATCTCTGACTTGCTACTTTGTTTTTACATTGACCGGGGCAATAAACAACTGGTAATTAGTCGCTCCGCCGATTCACAATAGGTGTTAAGGGGCACTTAAGCGCCTTGGGCAAGGCTTCTTTGAACCTGTTAAAATTGCACAAGGGGCAATTAACCACTTCACACTAAGGAAGCTATTTCCATCAGCTGAGGTACCTGGGTGCCAAGTGTAAGTTTTGCAGGCTACCAGCAGTCTCCTCCGGAGCCCAGTGACTTAAGCTGGCGAACGCTGACTTTAGCTCTTGGCAGGGGTGTCTTCATCGACCTACAGCGATGTTTTCGACTGCTTGCTGGCACCCCTGGAGAGTCTCCAACAGAGAGTTGTTACGTTTTCCTGGCTTGGCAGAGCCAGCCTGCCTGGATACCAGCAGCTTAACCAATCGACATCGTGGAAAGTTCTACCCCGAGCCAAGATGGCTAGTGAGCGCCCAGCGGGGGGTATTTTAGGCAGTGCCCAGCGTTGGTTTTGGTCCAGTCCAGCCGGTGTTGTCCAGGGTCCCGTGCTGGCTGCTGGCCCCACTCCTCGCTCCATCCTGCTCGTGTCCCACCTGCCTGCGTCTCCTGTTTGTCTTGGATCCAGTCTGCTCACCACCTCTATTCACAATGCTGCTTGTCTACACCACTGGGAGAGGCAAACACATCCTGACATTTCTGGCCAGCCTCTGCACAAAGTTCTTGCCAGgaggaaaaggttaaaaaaccaaccaatcaTTTATCTCCTTGGATCAAGGCCTTACCTGAGCATCCTTAGAGCCATCTCCTATACCACTGGGAGTTGGCCTGGCTGACCCTGGGTTTTCCTGACCAGCCTTTTCTTATTAATAAGCAGGATGggatgctttttttaaaagatttgtaTTTCCACTGGATCCATTAATAACAGAGCCCTGTAAGCCTTGGTTCTACTGTGTGTCACTGTCAGGTTTAAATCTCTGTAGGATGAGGCTACTCCTTTGCAACTGTGCATTTCTCTTTCCTACCTGATTCTTCACAAATTTGGAGACTCAGTATGTAGAGAGACTAGAAccattgaatcacagaatcaggcTGGAATAGAATTatattggaaaagacctctaaggcTATGGAGTCCAAATGCAAACttagcactgccaaggccacctcTAAGGGATGGGCCTAAGTGCGTCACCTGCAGATCTGagatacctccagggatgctgactCTACCActaccctgggcagcctgttcaagCGCTTGTCAGCCATTTCAGCGAAGATATTTTCAACCATTTCAGTGAAgatattttcctgctttttgctCTGGCGTTTGGAGGACACTGTACCACCAGGTGTCAAGGAAGTATCTCAGTAGGGACAGACAAGAAGTGGGAAAGAGAGGTAGAATTGTTTGAGTGGGCATTTCTGGAGTGTACTTCCCTGGTATCAACACTGTTTATTAGACAAATCTtattaagcaaaagaaaatttcaaatggaaaaaaaaattttgactttgtaaaattaaataatattcaCAGCTTAATATTCTTTGAAGTATTTTGCTGTTGCCAAAACTTATCTGTTTCTCCCACTCCCTTCTTACTCGAAATA is part of the Chiroxiphia lanceolata isolate bChiLan1 chromosome 1, bChiLan1.pri, whole genome shotgun sequence genome and encodes:
- the LOC116791798 gene encoding E3 ubiquitin-protein ligase Topors-like; the protein is MAEETPWNCPVCREAEGEVASIMPCLHVFCLGCIVRWAKKMPSCPLCRQAIHAIIYSVRSEEDFLEVVLEHPSNPLVADQEDEEADEEQMPIYVAGFPAELWATFFQESPEILEPLLPWLNQELSALFSAHWWEEALAESTILANLCRFGLNEEVLVRELQPILEDHTEAFVRQLISVAADRCTDQIRRQMGLLDSHTDEEQDSPPASPGPSAPRERTPSPSLVSSRGPAVSSAEEEEDTSTLEAPLRGSPGRSPSPLAPAEQEQPQDEAAAVAGPSGQGCTRSPSPPGQDRDCLPGGPRRPQKRRASGPQDPPQPCKRPSRRRRKRLTLSSRKKK